CCTTATTTAGCATCTTATTAGTTGTGACAGAATTTCTGGAGTGAGGTAGCGACAAATATGATCTCTTGATTCATCACGGACCATCCAAAGCTAAAAAACAACACCGGTATGTTGAAACTCCATGTACATTGCTCGCCAGAGTAGAATGTATGCTTCACGGTAAATAGAACTGTGAAGGAACTGAAGTGGGATGGAAACACCGCCAGAAGACTTGGTTTAGAATTCTGGCACTCCCAGTGAAGAACAAACTCCCTAATCCCTCTCATTTGCTATTTTCTCAGTAGTAAACAGGAATAAAAACAATACAttgggcttagtagttaaggcacttgcctacaaagctaaaggatctaagttcaattacccacgacccacgtaagccagatgcacaaggtggcacatgtgatctggagtttgtttgcagtggctgaaggccctggcgtacccattctctctctgcctctcactctctctctcaactaaaataaaataaaataaagtaaagtaaaataaaataaaataaaataaaataaaataaaataaaataaaataaaataaaataaaataacccaatacattagaatcccagcacttgggaggaagaggtaggaggattgttgtgagttcagggccagcctgggactatagagttgcagattagcctgggctagagtaagatcctaccttgaaaaataaaaacaaacagggctggagtgatggcttagcagctaaggtgcctccctgaaaaaacaaagtacttcagttcaattccccagcaccatataccatataagccagatgtacaaggggcctcAAGGACTATGAAGATTAAAGGAGGAAGCTCCTTATGAGTTCTCAACACTGTTGTCGAGAGCTCAGTAGGGCAGCATAACTCATAGAGTATGAATTGGCAAGGAGAAGGAGACAGGATCCCTGGGATTGCAATGTTGTAGGTGACCTGCCTCCCTTTTCTAGAAGGGGATTATCTCATGACTTCCATTTCTCTAAGAAGAAATCTCTCCAGGACCACTCTGAGGTAAACCTCACCATTTCCAGTCTCTGGGAATATGCTGTCTGTGCCCTAGGCCTAGAGATAGTAGGAACACTGTAGAAGGCTTCTGCCTGTGGGCTTCTTGACTCTGAGTGAGTCTTACCTCCTTCAAGTAGTAGTCTCTCCTAGGCtggagctacatagcaagttcaaggtcagtgtggGTTACATACATAGAAAGACggtgtcttaaaacaaaacaacataaaaaaatagCCCCTTGGTACTTCAAACCACTAGCTTCTCTTTCACCTCATTGATACTCCTAGTGTGtagtggctttttatttatttatttatttatttttttcctggctttatgaggtagggtctcgctctagcccaggctgacctggaattcactttgtattctcagggtggccttgaactcacagccatcctcctacctctgcctcctgagtgctgggattaaaggtgtgtgccagcacgccttgctggcattttattttttgagacaggttcaagggtctcatgtagcccaggctggccttgaactctctatgtagcctaggatgatcttgaacttctgattctcctgcctctatctcctgagtgctgaaatgacAGGTATCAGTTATGACTCCCAgcttatgtagtgctggggactgagcaaGCTGTCAACTGAGTTACAGCCCTAACTCTGCAGTGGCCTTTCAGCTCCTTAAATGATGACATAGGTATCCAGGAATAGTAGTGCTCTATAAATTGGTCAGAAAATACTTGCTCATTCAACACCATTTTAAACATCTACCATGCCTCAGACATTGGTGTTTCAAAGTTGAAACACAATTCTTACATGTTAGGAGTTCACCATCTTAGTGAGGTAATTAATATACATTATCTTGCTTAAGTCTCCTATCTATCTGTGGTGGAAGTTAGAAGTTATGACATTTGCCCAGTGATAAAGCCAGGCCAGGGATAGCCTTGCATGAGTGCTAGAAATCTAGTCTCTACAGTTTGCCACTTCCAAGGAGTGCCATGAAACTCTCCTCCTCACTGCCAGGAGAAGTGCCCAAAGGTTAGGGGCTGGGAAAGTGGCCACGGAGTGTAGCCATAAGCTACAGCTTTGTCTGCACACAACCATACCTCAGCTTTGTCACTCTTTAGTTTTGTAACCTTGGGCAAGTAACCAAGTCCCTGAGTTCAGTCTTCTTATTCATAAGAGTAATAATGTGTTGGACATCCACTGTTTGCTCCTGAACATCCAGTTTCACAAAACAGAACCCAGTTTTGCTTTGCCTTTTCAAAGCTGTTAGTATTAGGGGTGGAAGTGGCATGCTTCTCAAAGTAGCCATTCACACACTTGCTGAAGATGAACCTTCCCTAGGGTTTCCTAAAGACTGAATCCTATTGGAGTTTGTCATCCAACCAGGAAGCCTGCCAAGAGTTGTACTGGCACCTCCTGTTTTGTGTACCAGTCTTCTTGGGTCCTAACTCTTTATGAATGGGTCTGCTTTTTCCATCCATGAGCTCATACCATTATCCTGCCTGAGCACCTTAAATAAATTCCTGTCTCAAGTGCACTGAAGTCAACTTTTATAGCTTATAGCAACAAAACTCTACTTGATCCAAACACCTTCCCTGCAATTGTCACAAGGATTAAATAAGTGCTATGAAATGTGTAGAGCACCTAGCAGGGTGCTGGCAGCAGAGCAAGCAGTGAGTGGTGATTCCTGTTTGTAAAGTTGTGGGTAGGGCACAGGGAGGAGGACAAGGTTTGCTATTGGTTTGTCTTGCTGAGAAAAGCCTTGCCAGGAGATAGAAGGACACCAGAAGGAAGGGAGGCCCAAGGTGTGATATGCTCACTTATTCAAAATGTCTTTTATTGAAACAGAATGTTAAAGCAAGAAAGAATGAGGTCTGGGAAGATGTCTTTGGACAAAGGATAGAGCTCAGACCCAATGGTTACAGTGTAGTGCTTTCTCCCTGCCCCTGATTCTTGCTGAAGAAATGGACACAAAGCAGCAGGGAGATGGGGTAGGAGAAGCTCTCTGCGCTCTCCTCAATGGCTGGTGTGAGGAGCCTGTAAGTCTTTTGGTCAGtctgccttcccttcctcactcttTGCTCAAAAGATCGCTATGCTACCTTTCTGTATGGGAGAGTGCTCAGAAACTTCTCAGAGGGCAGGGTTGGGAGTGGCTAGCAGCGGGACATGATCACAACGGTTAGGGGGTGGCTGCCGCAGCAGGGAAGGACGACGGCACAGCTCTCCATCCCGGAGCACCTCAGGCAGAAGCTTGCGCTTGGTCTCCGGCAGAAGCATGATGCTGAGGATGCACAGAAGGGCACAGGCTGCCAGTACCACATGCTGTAGGAAGGCTCCGTGGCCCATGTGGAGGCGCTGGGCTGGGCAACTCAGTCCTCCAAGTGCCCCCAGTGCCATTATCAGGCCCAGGCCACGGCCCCTGGGAGAGATGAAGACACTCAGCCCACAGCTGTAGGCCTCACCCCAGCTCTGGTCTAGAAGCTTCCCTCCTCTATCCCTCAGACCTTGTCCTCATCTCGAGGATAGCCTTGAGGTCTGACCCTACCCTTGGCAGCACCATCTCTCACCGGACAGTGGTAGGGATGACTTCAGAAGCAAGGAGAGTGCTGAGGATGGCAGCAGCTTGGGAGGAGAAGAGTCCAAGGACAGAGAAGGTGGTGACAGCAGCTTCATTTAGATCTGAGGGACCAAGAGCGTAATATGAGTGGAGGAGGGGATCATGTCTGGCCTACTCCTGGGCATTATCTCCTTGGCTCTCAAACCTCTGGCTCTAGCTGACTGGGTTTTAGGCATTCACTAAATGATTTGGAGAAGAGACAGGGCTGCATAGCCAGGTGGAGGTCTATGGAAGCTCTGGGCAAGGCCTGGGTCTTGGGAGGCCTGTGCCAAGAGTAGTGGCTGAGCCTTTTTGAGACACCTCTGTTGGTGTTCTCTTGTTGAACCCACAGTATGGGGAAGGAGGATGCTCACAATTCCCGAGGCCCAGCAGGATGAGGGATGCAATGCCAGTGAGGGTCATTGAGAGCAGCAGGATGCCCCGGCGGCCAAATCGGTCCACAGTGACCCCCAAGAAGACACAGGCCAGGGCTGCTGTGCCACTGGCCAGCAGGGAGCACAAGTAGAAATCTGATGGGCTACCTCCTCCTCCCACAGGCTGGTAGCAGTGGCGAATGGCATGTGCAATGAAGCTGTGAGACAGGTTGTGGAAGCAAAGAACAGTGTCTGAATCCCCATCCATACCTTCTGTGTCCTCATCCTCTTTGAGTCTGCAGGCTGTTCCCACCCAGTCAGCCCCCATCCCAGCTACTGGCCTGGCCCTCAGCTCAGACAGCCAGGCTCACTTGGTGAAGCCCAGGATTAGCAGATTTTTCCAGATGTTGCGGTAGTTGAGGAGGGACGCAAAGGAAAAGGTGGATGTTGCAGGGAGAGGACAGGTATTCTCCAGCtctttgggggagagagaggaactgTCTATTAGAAACAGCTAACATCTCAGGTGTCTCCCACATGGTGGTGGGGACCCTGGGAGGTGGCACAGCTAATTATGCAGAGGGCGCTGTGTTGTGTGCACATGAGGCATCACTTATAAGTTCCTTTGCCTCTTACCTTGCAGGGCCTCCTGGGCCTCCTCCCCTATCATCTGCCCATGGGGCCGGTTCCGCTCAGCCAGAATCCTCAGCACAGATTGAGCTTCCTCTATCTGTCGTTTCACTATCAGCCACCGTGCCGACTCCAGAAACAGGCCAGGCCATCTAGGGGCAGGGTGGTGGAGAATATAGTGAAGCCTTTCCTCTCCTGATCCAGAGATGGGAAATTCCCATCTCTGAGGTACTGGGGCATCCTGGAGTCAGAGCACTTGGAGAGGAGGAAAGGTCTTTAGGTTACGGGTCAAGGCTGGAGGTAGAGATGGAAGGATCCATGCTACAGAGGAAGGGTGATACTAACCCATAAAACAGGAAGAGGATGCAGGGAGCCGTGATCATTCGCTGCAGAAATCGCCAGTCCTTAGAGACAAGGGCCAGGCCCAGGAACAGGAAGTGCCCTCCCACCCCGACCAACTCCCCTGCCAGGGCCACCCGAAGCCTCTGGGTTGGATCACACAGCTCCAGGCCTGGAGATACATCAGGGATGGAGACAGGAAAGGCCAGGGAGGAAGggggcatgagagagagagggagggaaggaggaaagaggacaGAAAGCTAGGTCAGGCCCTGAGCAGAGGCTGTAGCCATCACTTCCCACAGACTAACCTCTGTGTGGCAAGGAGGGGAGACTGTATTCCTTTCCTGCTCAAACCAGGAGGCTTTCTAGGATCAGAGCCTTCTGTGTGGTCAGCATCTTAGTTTACAGGCCCTTTCACCTTAAGTCTTTTAGTCTCTCATCAAcccttgtccaaggtcacagagctTCTCAGGATTTCATTTGGAGTGGGGGTTGAAACATAGTCttgcaatgtagcccaggctagacttgaactcacaacacTTTTACATTAGCCTtactagtgctgggattttacaGTTGTATGCCATCATACCtagccaagatttttttttttttgtaccgtctc
The nucleotide sequence above comes from Jaculus jaculus isolate mJacJac1 chromosome 7, mJacJac1.mat.Y.cur, whole genome shotgun sequence. Encoded proteins:
- the Slc22a17 gene encoding solute carrier family 22 member 17; this encodes MASDPIFTLAPPLHCHYGAFPPNVTGWEQPPNASGVSAALAASAASRVASSTDPSCSGFAPPDFNHCLKDWDYNGLPVLTTNAIGQWDLVCDLGWQVILEQILFILGFASGYLFLGYPADRFGRRGIVLLTLGLVGPCGVGGAAAGSSTGVMALRFLLGFLLAGVDLGVYLMRLELCDPTQRLRVALAGELVGVGGHFLFLGLALVSKDWRFLQRMITAPCILFLFYGWPGLFLESARWLIVKRQIEEAQSVLRILAERNRPHGQMIGEEAQEALQELENTCPLPATSTFSFASLLNYRNIWKNLLILGFTNFIAHAIRHCYQPVGGGGSPSDFYLCSLLASGTAALACVFLGVTVDRFGRRGILLLSMTLTGIASLILLGLGNYLNEAAVTTFSVLGLFSSQAAAILSTLLASEVIPTTVRGRGLGLIMALGALGGLSCPAQRLHMGHGAFLQHVVLAACALLCILSIMLLPETKRKLLPEVLRDGELCRRPSLLRQPPPNRCDHVPLLATPNPAL